The following coding sequences lie in one Gloeocapsa sp. PCC 73106 genomic window:
- a CDS encoding RRXRR domain-containing protein — MQRVPVISKDNIPLMPTKPSRARRWIKEGKAVGQFNDLGIFYVQLTETPSSDQTQPVSVGIDPGKLFSGIGVQSSLYTLWTAHLELPFKRVRERMDNRRLMRRARRGRRINRKLSFKLRAHRQKRFSNRKKSKLAPSIKANRQLEIRVVSELSKIYPITGIYFEYVKADVDLTNGRKGAKSGKGFSAVMVGQKWAIEQLSKTAPVHTRFGW, encoded by the coding sequence ATGCAAAGAGTGCCCGTAATTTCAAAAGACAACATTCCTTTAATGCCGACCAAACCTAGTCGCGCCAGAAGATGGATTAAAGAAGGAAAAGCAGTAGGACAATTCAACGACCTCGGTATTTTCTACGTCCAGTTAACCGAAACACCATCAAGCGATCAAACTCAACCCGTTTCTGTAGGAATTGACCCCGGTAAATTGTTCTCAGGAATAGGTGTTCAATCCTCCCTCTATACTCTTTGGACAGCTCATTTAGAGTTACCCTTCAAACGGGTAAGAGAACGGATGGATAATCGCCGTCTAATGCGACGAGCAAGACGGGGAAGACGGATTAACCGCAAACTTTCCTTCAAACTAAGAGCCCATCGTCAAAAGCGATTCTCTAATCGAAAAAAATCAAAGTTAGCACCGAGTATTAAAGCAAACCGTCAACTAGAAATTAGAGTAGTTTCGGAACTATCTAAAATCTATCCAATTACCGGTATATACTTTGAATATGTTAAAGCTGACGTAGATTTAACCAATGGTAGAAAAGGAGCTAAATCAGGGAAAGGGTTTTCAGCTGTAATGGTAGGACAAAAATGGGCGATAGAACAATTGTCTAAAACTGCTCCTGTTCATACACGCTTTGGTTGG